A DNA window from Carassius gibelio isolate Cgi1373 ecotype wild population from Czech Republic chromosome A6, carGib1.2-hapl.c, whole genome shotgun sequence contains the following coding sequences:
- the LOC128015526 gene encoding ras-related C3 botulinum toxin substrate 1-like, producing MQAIKCVVVGDGAVGKTCMLISYTANAFPGEYIPTVFDHYSANVMVDGKPVNLGLWDTAGQEDYDRLRPLSYPQTDVFLICFSHVNPASFENVRAKWYPEVRYHCPNTPIILVGTKLDLRDDKDTIEKLKEKKLTPITSPQGLAMNKEIGSVKYLECSALTQRGLKTVFDEAIQAVLCPVHVNKNRRKCLLL from the exons ATGCAGGCCATCAAGTGTGTGGTCGTCGGGGACGG AGCTGTGGGTAAAACATGCATGCTGATCAGCTACACAGCCAATGCTTTTCCTGGAGAATACATCCCCACAGT ATTTGATCATTACTCTGCAAACGTGATGGTGGACGGGAAACCAGTGAATCTGGGTCTGTGGGATACAGCAGGACAGGAGGATTATGACAGACTTCGGCCTCTGTCGTACCCTCAAACG GACGTGTTTCTCATCTGCTTCTCCCATGTGAATCCGGCCTCTTTTGAGAACGTTCGTGCCAAG TGGTATCCAGAAGTGAGGTACCACTGTCCAAACACTCCAATCATCCTGGTAGGAACCAAGCTTGATCTGAGAGACGATAAGGACACGATTGAGAAACTGAAGGAGAAGAAGCTCACTCCCATCACCTCCCCTCAGGGCCTGGCCATGAACAAAGAGATCG GATCTGTGAAGTATCTGGAGTGCTCAGCGCTCACACAGCGTGGTCTTAAGACGGTGTTTGACGAGGCCATCCAAGCCGTGCTCTGCCCTGTTCATGTCAATAAGAACAGGAGGAAGTGCCTGCTGCTCTAG